TCTGTAAGTTTGTGTGTGCTTATATTTTCTCAGTCTGAAAGTTCAATTTTGTGTCCGTAACTTTCTGTAACTGCACTTTTCTCATTGCCCATGCATGGGTTTTTTCTTAGTATAACTTTTTCAATCATCTTTTTTTGTACATGCGGTAAACCTAActttcagaaaaaagaaaaaaaaaatcattgtctATAGTACCTTATCCTTAAAAGGAAAATTTCACTTTGCTTATTGCATTTCTATTTATGCTCTTTCGGTATTAGTGACAGTGTCCTTTGAATTTTCTTACCAAAACTCGGtactttttggaaaaatctgttgTTCCATAGACTTTCCTCCCTCCTCTCCCACCTCCctctacaaaagaaaaaagaaaactctcGCCGGAAATTCTACCTGCTCGGATCTGGTCTGTTTTGGGCCGTATCTGAGCGGATATTCACCTCTTTTTATTATTTCTCATTATATTTTTGTTATAGATAGGTTTATTTATGTTTTTCTCTTACCATTTGATAAGTTTTGTGCACCTTTATGGTAATTTATCTCCTCTAATAGAGAGGTTTATCTCGGATTTAATGGTCGTTCTAGGGTACTATGGGTTTTAAAATCACTTGAGATGCATTCCAACGACGAGATTTTCATCATTATTGTCTCCGGCGACGGAATCTTCACCGGAATCTTCATCCTTGAATTATCCGGCGACGGAATCTTCAACAATAATATTCTTGACGACGAAATCTTTGTCACAAGTCTAAAGAGAATTGAGCAAATCACTCTAACTTTAGGAGCATTTCTTTATGaatagaaaaacaaacaaaatggttggaatttaattccgatAAAAACCATTATTCCACCGATTCAATCGGTTGTGATTCATGCTTGTATTCGTCATGTTCCGTTAATCCTTCTCTTTTTCTTGTCGGATTTTTCGGTGTTGTACTTGTATGGCATGTTCTTATTAATTTGTATTCTTTAATTTTTCATTTAAACCCTATATAACCTTGAATTTCCATTAATAAAAGGTTCttttgttacaaaaaaaaaaaaaaaaaagaaaaatcttaccaaTAACATGCAGTGTGCATAATGCTACAAATTGCAGCTAAATGCACATTCCCATTTGAGGTTTGAGATTCGTTTTCTGATCAACCACTTGAGTTGAGTGTTGAGAAAGTGAGATTCCAAATCCACTAGATGACAGAATCAGGTTGTCCAGAACTAAAATAATTTAATGATTTGAATTTGATTAACAAATTTAATCAAGTTGATAATAAAATACTTATGATAAAAACTAGTGCATCCATGTTGATAGGAACGAAAACCAAAATGTCAAATTGGGTAGGGTAGCTTGGTTCCCATTTCACATTGGTGACATATCAGCATTTACGCCATCAATCTAGCCCATGACGTATAACCCCAAAACGTCCATGACATCATATTTTCGGATTTAAACGGGCTACAATTAACGCGGTTGAACATTTATTTAACTGACATGACATTTAAGGACACACCAATCCAATACTAAAGGACAAACTGTGGGCAAAATATAGGGGTAATATCCGGATAAATGGACACCAAGACCAGTCCTTTTTTCTTCAGTTTTCTACCCAACTCTTATTGTCCCATTCAATTCACCCCACCTCGTCTATCCGGGTCCCCTATAAATTCATGTCAAATCATCACTCAAATCTATCACTAGATCTTCTCACAAATTTcttacaacaaaaacaaaaacaaattattTTTTCCCAAATTCAATTCTCAGATTACTGCACTTCTCAGATTTTCCATTTGCACTAGATGGAGGAAAACAATACTACCGGCATGGGTTATTTGGATCCGAAACTATTCATACTCAATGAACTAGCTCAAGCGAAGGAGCTGCTGAAACTGTTGGAAACTGATCTTCATACTGCTACTTCCACTGATGGAAGCAAGTTGTTAATACCTCTAATATTATCATACTTTGAGAAGTCTCTCTCCTTGTTAAATGGAAGCAAGTCAGAAGCCGGCAACAATCAATCTCAAATTACGGCATCGGAGACAGATAGCACTCCTACCGATTCACCTCGTTCTGTTAACAGAAGTCCTCGGAGCGATTCCGAATCCGATCTAATGGAACCTCCCTCCAAGAAGAGGTATACATATGTTAGTTTCTTTATATTCAAAAGGTTTTCGATTGAAACTAATTTTCTTTGTAATTTGATTCTGCTTCTGTAGGAAAACAGTGGCGAGATGGACAGAACAAGTACGTGTTTGCGAACAGACAGGACTTGAAGGACCTCTAGATGACGGGTATAGTTGGAGGAAATATGGACAGAAAGACATTCTCGGAGCCGCATATCCCAGAGGCTATTATAGATGTACACATAGAGCTGCTCAAGGGTGTTTAgcaatgaaacaagttcaacgTTCCGACGAAGATTCATCGATCTTTAATGTTACCTATTGTGTTAGACATACTTGTGTTCAAGCACCACATTTACTACCAGGGCAATCACAAAACAAAGCTGGTCTAGAACATCAAAAGCCAACAAAATCATCACAAGAAACAATTATCAATTTTCAAACAGGTTGTCATGGTGAAACGCCGGATTCCGGCACGACAAAAGTAGTACAAAGATCACCTTCATTTTCATTTCCTTCGGTTCCGGTGCCTAGATCGCCTTCATTCTCATTTCCTGCGGCTTCAATACCAATTCCATgtgatgaacaaaaagaaaataacaacAACATTTTTTATTCAATGACACCTGATAATCACTTCGTGGCTAGTCCTTTTTCGTCTCCGTCAACTTCAGGATCCAATTCCGTTTGTTCTAATTATGGACTAGTGAACAACTTAGAAGATGGACAGGATTTACAAACTTCGGATTTCGATCTTTCTGAATTCACTTCAGCATTTGATTCTCCGGATCTTTAcatggattttgattttcttGATTCTAATTTTCGGTTTGATATGTAGTACCTTTGTTCCTCGTTAATTTTGTTCAATTAGCTACTTGTATGATTGTTGAAGTACAATTttccacacacaaaaaaaaagtaaaaaataatgTAAAGAATTTCTTACATTGGTTTAATTTTCTAATTTAGATACTAATTGATACAACTTGAAACCTTTTAAATTAGAATTCCTAGCTACACATAATGTAAAACTGATACCATACGAACAACAATATTATGATATGACAGTTATATTTATTGAATTTTTTCTTTCATAATGTTATCGTATGAACAGCTAGGTAACAACATTTTGACAGCAATTTGGTGTGACAGAGAAACTTTTTGACCTTTTTATTCTGTTTTGTTTTTTCTGCCAGAGTATGCAGTTCATGATTAAACCTCTAGATAACTATCTTAATTTCTTAATCAATTtcgaaaaaattcaatattttttttgatcgataaccAAGATTATACTAGATCAAAAGCGGAATACAAAAGGGATATATCCACCCAAAGgagggaagaaataaaaaaaacaaaaaataataaataaatcctGAAAGCAAATAAAAATCCTCAAAAAAACTCTATACGCTAGggtggttcaaaaaaaaaaacctcatcACAGATTGAAAGATATTCTTTTATTCATTTCATGATAAGATATTCTTttatcgagaaaaaaaaattaaaaattgaaaaaaaaaacatatcaatatGGAGTAAATTCCTAAAATCAATCGGTCATTTAAGTTttagtaaatatataaaatgaaTCAAATATGATCGTCTGATAGAGGGAAAAAGTGACATTAACACTGACGCTAGACGTCATTATTTCAGTTAATTAGGACGTAATAAATCAGTTGAtctaaaaaacaaagaaaagaaaaaggacaaCAGGATTagtaaaaaataatgaaaatcaaaaaaaaatgtataaaaaacggaaaatggattatttgttcaaatatttttaaatcacggttcaaatggacgagtaaaaaatagattgggtgaaatggccaaaaaaaaattagtaaggatgaaaaatagtaaggatgaaactggatacatcctgtgtaaattaaaaataagaaaaaatatttgaaaatgggtacgatgaaactgattacatcctgcctattttttacatttttatccagttaaatagtatcaaaatctaactgtccatttcatccaggaattgttgattttggtctttttaaccaattttgtgtataaaaAATTAGAATAAGAAATGCTATGATGATGTGTAAGATCACATCTTACGGATTATATTATCAATTTTAACCAATAAAATACTGTGAAACACTGGGCAACTTTgtcgtcttcttcttccaaggTTCCATCAACTACATTTATCAGCTAACCACTCGTTAATTCGATTCAACTTTGCCAGCTTAAGCGTCCTCTTCTATTGACTATTTCACTTGCCAATCTTTTCAACTTTTCACTTGGGTTCTTACGTACTTTTCACAAAGTAAAATATCAAATTTATAGTTCGAAAATGATTGGTTATTTCTTATTAGTGCATTTATTTGATCACTGTCATAGTATTAAACTCCTCGATTTTAATGGTCGTGAGGTGACCAGTGAGTGTCATAGTCATGCAATCCAGATAATACATGATTAATTAAATCTAAATCAAAtcataacaaaagattttatgtCTCCTGATCCTTGTTTACAAGGGGTTAATGTAATATGTCAAATGTCAATGGGATAAGTTCACATGGGGGTGGTTCGTTGTTATCTACGGCAGAAGTTGGAGTTGATCATTTTCCTCACTTGTTCGTCTGGAAACCAACAATTCCACCTAAGATTAATATCTTAATGTGGTGCTTGATTCACGGACGACTGAAGACAATTGACATCTTGCAACATAAAGGTATGGATCTTCATAATTCTTGTGTTCTGTGTGGCATTGGTGTTGAAACATAGGAACATCTTTTCTTACATTGTAAGATTGCTTACAAGATTTGGTCGAGTATTCTGCCTATTACAGGTTGGGTATGGGTTTTACCTGGTTCCATGAGAACCTTGGCAGACAGTTGGCATTATGGCTACTTTTCTCAGTCAAAGAATTATATATGGGGTTTGATACCAGCTGCGATTGTTCATACCGTTTGGAATGAAAGAAACTGTAGACGATTTGAGGAACAATATCTCTACAAAACGGACGACGATTTAATTTTGTCTGTAAAATCCTCAGTTCTAGcttgggcagcagcagcaggtcacCTAGGATCTTCTCAATTTCAAATTTTGCGTACCTGGGGTTCTATCTTCTTGTAATTTGCttattgttcttttgttttcttcaatctACCTCTGGTAGAACCCCTTGTACATTCTTTTCTCTCAATATATCTTCtctttcga
This portion of the Papaver somniferum cultivar HN1 chromosome 11, ASM357369v1, whole genome shotgun sequence genome encodes:
- the LOC113323190 gene encoding probable WRKY transcription factor 53, encoding MEENNTTGMGYLDPKLFILNELAQAKELLKLLETDLHTATSTDGSKLLIPLILSYFEKSLSLLNGSKSEAGNNQSQITASETDSTPTDSPRSVNRSPRSDSESDLMEPPSKKRKTVARWTEQVRVCEQTGLEGPLDDGYSWRKYGQKDILGAAYPRGYYRCTHRAAQGCLAMKQVQRSDEDSSIFNVTYCVRHTCVQAPHLLPGQSQNKAGLEHQKPTKSSQETIINFQTGCHGETPDSGTTKVVQRSPSFSFPSVPVPRSPSFSFPAASIPIPCDEQKENNNNIFYSMTPDNHFVASPFSSPSTSGSNSVCSNYGLVNNLEDGQDLQTSDFDLSEFTSAFDSPDLYMDFDFLDSNFRFDM